The nucleotide sequence aattaaataaattttgagacAATTTTGAAGTTGTTGTCAGGGGTGGGGTACGTATAGAGACATAGACCatgttataataaatttttactattttatcctctctctctttttttttttttttttcatttatcacttatatatatatgaatatatttgtGGTTAtgtatactatatattattagTATGGTTGGAGGGCTTGAGTTGTACCAGCGAGGCCATGTGGGGGAGGTTTGAGGCCCAAAGCCACACccacaaattaaaaataagataattattttcaaacaacaaatagaaataaacgaataataataataataataataataataatatatacattaatTTAGTAGATTTGGTTAGAGAACAGGAGAGTGGCACGGCGGTACAGATCACCATCTCAAGGTTTGTTTGGGTCCCACGTTTGATATTGCCACCTATGATTGAGGCGACCGCCAGCTGTCACTCTAACCCCACTTTGCCCTTCTGGATTTGCCCCCTGGCCTCGGTGGGCCCCATCCTTTGGAAATTTCAATCAATCAAAGGCCCCTACCAAACTCCCCATTCCAAATATACCCTTTTACACATCCATCCGTCCGTCcatccataataataataagaagaaggtGAATTCACAATTATACTTGATtcattgaatttatatatatatatatattactaaaattaaattaaatatgaattttaaaaattattttaataaaaataattaaaaaggtGGACTTATGGAAGTACCCTATTTAAATGTCATAGATTCAAATCAACTTTGGTTGTAcgttatatattttcttcttctttttttttaagtaattgaaatgaaattcaattttaattaatgggggggggggggggggtggaaaAAAACATTCTCACCACCCAGAGGTAAAAAGGAGGAAGATGGGGCCGTGCGGAGGGAGGGGGGGTATGTCACGTAATTAAGTGGGGAGCCAGCCAACGGCGGCTTACCATTAGTTGTCAAATTAATACTTGTTCTATATGCTGTGCTGACATGCTTGTGAGCCCCTTATATTTGCCTTCAATACTAAGCACATTTTGCCCACAAAACCCTTTCAccttctctctcgctctcgatCGATCGATCGACAGACAAGTAGAGGAAGCAAGAGAAACAACCAACAAATTACGTACGAAGGTGAGAAATAATTAAGACtcatattttcttaattagcCATCTCCAGGTTTCTTCATAACGCGTGCATATATGTGATCGATCGTGGGTTAATTATTgctgatttctttttcttttattttgttttttgtggTACTGGTTTTAGTTATTTTGGCTTTTTATTGATCGAGTAGTTCATCAATATCATCATGGGTTACTGGAAATCGAAGGTTCTTCCAAAGATCAAGAAGGTTTTCGAGAATCCTAAGAAGGCCGCCGCCGCCGATTTTTGCAAGTCCTTCGATGGCAACAAGGTCGTCTTCTTAATTGATCCCCTCTTCTctcatctatctatctatctatctatctatctatatatattgttcTTGCTTCTAATCCTAGCAAGCTGCAgcttaattcatatatatatatatatttagttcaaatattatACTGTTTCAGGAGGAATTCACCAAGGTGTTTGAAGAGAAAAAGACCGAGTTCCATGCTAAAGTTGTCGAAATCTATGAAGCCTCGCCGGCCGAGATCAAGGTCTCCTCTCTTTTTCCCTGAAAACCcatcaaacaaaattaatatatatatatatatatatggatccCAATCtctattacatattattttaggTCTATTAATTCTTGTTCTTTAtgtttatcttcatttttctttgatatcTAAACCTCATATATAATTCATTTAGAGGTTTGGTTTTATAATTCAGTACTATTTCAAATCTTgtgtttaattatttctatataacatggtatcagagcgctaattaatatatattctaaTACGGTAAGAGAGCCTCCTTAATTAGTGTCTGTTTAGATATCATATCacgttaattaattaattaattctgatCAACCTCCTTAATCTTTATTTTGAATCGTACGTGTTTCTTCTTCTAATAATACATATGTTCTGGTGGGAACAGGCTTTGATCAAGGAACCGAAGGAGGCTGGTTTGAAGAATAACTCCACCGGAGTTCAAACTTTCCTGGATGAGCTCGCCAAAATCGGTATCTTTATTTCTTAGTTAATTGCTCTTTTCGTTTTCAATAACTTCAAATTTAATTAGCTAGGTTTCTTCACAGATTAATTATCTAACTAATTAGTTTTTGATTTGATGGTGTAGAAGAGTTCCCGGGATCGAAGCCAGTTACTGAAGCATCGTCCAAGTTCGGGCCGGCGCTGGTTCAGGGACCAATCTTCTTCGTATTCGAGAAGGTGTCCACGTTCATAGTCACCGAAGAGAAACCGGTGGAGCCGCCGCCGGAAGCCGCCGCCCCAGCTGCTGAAGAGGAAGGGACGTCCAGCAAAGAGAAAGACAAGGAGATAGTggttgaagttgaagagaagaaagaagaggctGTGGCCGCCGTGGTTGAGGAGGTGGAGAAAACCGCTCAACCTCCGGCGGAGGAGCCGCCGAAGGAGGAAGCGCCGCCGCCAGCGGAGCCACCCAAGCCTTGACCACATGGACTGGAGGAATTAATAATTTCCATGACGAGTGAACTCTGTGTACAAGCTTAATTATAGCTAAaacatggaaaataaaaaagaaaaaagacagaAGAAAAGTGATT is from Diospyros lotus cultivar Yz01 chromosome 2, ASM1463336v1, whole genome shotgun sequence and encodes:
- the LOC127793715 gene encoding plasma membrane-associated cation-binding protein 1 isoform X2 translates to MLVSPLYLPSILSTFCPQNPFTFSLALDRSIDRQVEEARETTNKLRTKFINIIMGYWKSKVLPKIKKVFENPKKAAAADFCKSFDGNKEEFTKVFEEKKTEFHAKVVEIYEASPAEIKALIKEPKEAGLKNNSTGVQTFLDELAKIEFPGSKPVTEASSKFGPALVQGPIFFVFEKVSTFIVTEEKPVEPPPEAAAPAAEEEGTSSKEKDKEIVVEVEEKKEEAVAAVVEEVEKTAQPPAEEPPKEEAPPPAEPPKP
- the LOC127793715 gene encoding plasma membrane-associated cation-binding protein 1 isoform X1 — protein: MLVSPLYLPSILSTFCPQNPFTFSLALDRSIDRQVEEARETTNKLRTKFINIIMGYWKSKVLPKIKKVFENPKKAAAADFCKSFDGNKEEFTKVFEEKKTEFHAKVVEIYEASPAEIKALIKEPKEAGLKNNSTGVQTFLDELAKIEEFPGSKPVTEASSKFGPALVQGPIFFVFEKVSTFIVTEEKPVEPPPEAAAPAAEEEGTSSKEKDKEIVVEVEEKKEEAVAAVVEEVEKTAQPPAEEPPKEEAPPPAEPPKP